The Sporomusaceae bacterium genome window below encodes:
- a CDS encoding D-alanyl-D-alanine carboxypeptidase family protein, with the protein MAWHRTTLAFFAVFIGIWLTAWPEAAAAPPQIKARAGVLIDAKTGDVLFEKNSREHNAPASTTKIMTAILAIESGRLDNPVRVSLRAAATRGSSMHLYAGQVLSLHELLSGLLLRSGNDAAVAIAEHLAGTNEAFVAQMNERARALGATDTHFRNPHGLSAPGHYSSAYDLALLARFALADPTFAALVGSKEISIEWLDRRGREKDVNLRNTNKLLWMLEEADGVKTGTTGEAGPCLVSSATRGNHKLIAVVLNDHSRWYDSMQLLKFGFDNYDLYEYADQGALIATLPVESGLAATVDAVAAAPAALVLPAADYPRVTVEVDLPKKIKAPVYQGQKIGEIIFFVGDKAEKTVDIVASREISERTAVKTFLHGLLRTFRLLAGWGVL; encoded by the coding sequence ATGGCTTGGCACCGCACAACCCTCGCCTTCTTTGCCGTGTTCATCGGCATATGGCTGACGGCCTGGCCGGAGGCGGCCGCCGCCCCGCCGCAGATAAAAGCGCGGGCGGGCGTGCTGATCGACGCCAAAACCGGCGACGTGCTGTTCGAGAAGAATAGCCGCGAACACAACGCACCGGCCAGCACCACCAAAATTATGACCGCTATCCTCGCCATCGAGAGCGGTCGCCTCGACAATCCCGTCAGGGTCAGCCTGCGGGCGGCCGCCACCCGTGGCTCGTCCATGCACCTCTACGCCGGTCAGGTCCTTTCCCTGCACGAACTATTAAGCGGTCTGCTGCTGCGCTCGGGCAACGACGCCGCCGTCGCCATCGCCGAGCATCTGGCCGGAACGAATGAAGCCTTTGTCGCGCAGATGAACGAACGGGCCCGCGCCCTTGGCGCCACCGACACCCACTTCCGCAACCCCCACGGCCTGAGCGCCCCCGGCCATTACTCCTCAGCCTACGACCTCGCGCTCCTCGCCCGCTTCGCCCTCGCCGACCCGACCTTCGCCGCCCTCGTCGGCAGCAAGGAAATCAGCATCGAATGGCTCGACCGGCGCGGCCGCGAAAAAGACGTCAACCTCCGCAACACCAACAAGCTACTGTGGATGCTCGAAGAGGCGGACGGCGTGAAAACCGGCACAACCGGCGAGGCCGGCCCCTGCCTCGTATCCAGCGCCACCCGCGGCAACCATAAGCTGATCGCCGTCGTCCTTAACGACCACTCCCGTTGGTACGACTCGATGCAGCTCCTCAAATTCGGGTTCGACAACTACGACCTCTACGAATACGCTGACCAGGGCGCCCTGATCGCCACCCTGCCCGTCGAAAGCGGCCTCGCCGCAACGGTTGACGCCGTCGCCGCCGCCCCGGCCGCCCTCGTCCTCCCCGCCGCCGACTACCCGCGGGTGACAGTGGAGGTCGACCTGCCGAAAAAAATCAAGGCCCCGGTATACCAGGGCCAGAAAATCGGTGAAATCATCTTCTTCGTCGGCGACAAGGCCGAAAAGACGGTCGATATCGTCGCCAGCCGCGAAATCAGCGAACGGACCGCCGTCAAGACCTTTCTCCACGGCCTGCTCCGCACCTTCCGCCTGCTGGCGGGCTGGGGCGTGCTATAG
- a CDS encoding protein-glutamate O-methyltransferase CheR: MVQDDWELFKQKLFVKSNIDLNQYKPAQMQRRITNLMNRHGVSTYMAFFQLLEGNPKIYKDFIDYLTINVTEFFRTPEKFVELEEKVIPDLLARSPRLNVWSAGCSTGAEPYSLAMILLQKAASARHRILATDLDVEMLAKAKQGVYTAGELKNIPAQRLDRYFIKNGDSYAVKDEIKALVDFQRHNLLLDKFETGFDLILCRNVVIYFTEEAKDALYRRFFAALKPGGVFFVGGTEAILNFRDIGFQHYLPFFYRKPL, translated from the coding sequence ATGGTACAAGACGATTGGGAGCTTTTTAAACAAAAACTTTTCGTAAAATCCAACATCGACCTTAATCAGTACAAGCCGGCGCAGATGCAGCGCAGGATAACCAACCTGATGAACCGGCACGGCGTATCGACTTATATGGCGTTTTTTCAATTGCTCGAAGGCAATCCGAAGATCTATAAGGATTTCATCGATTACCTGACAATCAACGTGACCGAGTTCTTCCGCACGCCGGAGAAGTTTGTGGAGCTGGAGGAAAAGGTTATCCCCGATCTGCTGGCGCGCAGTCCGCGCCTTAACGTCTGGAGCGCCGGGTGCTCGACGGGCGCAGAGCCGTATTCCCTGGCGATGATCCTGCTGCAGAAGGCCGCTTCGGCCCGCCACCGCATTCTGGCGACCGATCTCGATGTCGAGATGCTGGCCAAGGCCAAGCAGGGGGTTTATACGGCCGGCGAGCTGAAGAATATCCCCGCGCAGCGGCTTGACCGCTATTTCATCAAAAACGGCGATAGCTACGCCGTCAAGGACGAGATCAAGGCGTTGGTCGATTTTCAGCGCCACAATCTGCTGCTTGACAAGTTCGAAACCGGTTTCGACCTTATCCTTTGCCGCAATGTGGTCATCTATTTCACCGAGGAGGCCAAGGATGCCCTTTACCGGCGCTTCTTCGCCGCCCTGAAGCCGGGCGGGGTATTCTTCGTCGGCGGCACCGAGGCGATCCTCAATTTCCGCGATATCGGTTTTCAGCATTACCTGCCCTTTTTCTACCGCAAGCCGCTATAG